A genomic window from Flavobacterium phycosphaerae includes:
- a CDS encoding MarR family winged helix-turn-helix transcriptional regulator codes for MKIEAIIKSTVAMDDAKKVILNIIYTQNVISDKFSEILKPYDLSTEQYNVLRILRGQKGCPANMCIIQERMLAKNSNTTRLIDKLLLKDFVTREVCPDNRRKIEVLITQKGLDVLAELDPKVNEHEQFFAANLNPEELKQLNTLLEKYRTF; via the coding sequence ATGAAAATCGAAGCAATAATAAAATCGACCGTAGCTATGGATGATGCTAAGAAAGTTATCTTGAATATTATCTATACACAAAATGTGATTAGTGACAAGTTTAGCGAAATTCTAAAGCCTTATGATTTATCAACGGAACAATATAATGTTTTAAGAATTCTTCGCGGTCAAAAAGGATGTCCAGCAAATATGTGCATCATTCAGGAGCGCATGCTGGCTAAAAACAGTAACACTACCCGACTCATTGATAAATTACTGCTGAAAGACTTTGTTACCCGAGAAGTATGCCCTGACAACAGACGAAAAATTGAAGTATTGATTACTCAAAAAGGATTGGATGTGTTAGCTGAACTTGATCCAAAAGTAAATGAGCACGAGCAGTTTTTTGCGGCCAATTTAAACCCAGAAGAATTAAAACAATTGAATACCTTATTAGAAAAATACAGAACCTTTTAA
- a CDS encoding NAD(P)H-dependent oxidoreductase, with protein sequence MSNFIKNANWRYATKKFDTTKKVSNEDLETLKEAIRLSASSYGLQPYKVILVENPEIRAQLQPAAWGQSQIVDASHLLVFANITDFGDKQIDTYINNVATTRGLPTDALQGYSDFMKSKISTLPLENRNIWTAKQTYIALSNLLNAAAELNIDVTPMEGFEPAKFNEILGLDALGLNASLVATIGYRHSEDDTQNYVKVRKSNEELFINL encoded by the coding sequence ATGAGCAATTTTATAAAAAACGCCAACTGGCGTTATGCCACCAAAAAATTTGATACCACTAAAAAAGTATCGAATGAAGATTTAGAAACACTAAAAGAAGCTATCCGCTTAAGTGCTTCATCGTACGGTTTACAACCTTACAAAGTAATTTTAGTCGAAAACCCTGAAATTAGAGCTCAATTACAGCCTGCCGCTTGGGGACAATCTCAAATTGTTGATGCTTCTCATTTGTTAGTATTTGCCAACATTACTGATTTTGGCGACAAGCAAATAGACACTTATATCAACAATGTTGCTACAACAAGAGGGTTGCCTACTGATGCTTTACAAGGGTATAGTGATTTTATGAAATCTAAAATCTCTACTTTACCTTTAGAAAACAGAAATATCTGGACGGCTAAACAAACCTACATCGCATTAAGTAATTTGCTGAATGCTGCTGCAGAACTTAACATTGATGTTACACCAATGGAAGGCTTCGAACCGGCTAAATTCAATGAAATACTCGGACTTGACGCTTTAGGATTAAATGCCTCTTTAGTCGCAACCATTGGGTACCGCCATTCAGAAGATGACACTCAAAACTATGTTAAAGTGCGCAAATCAAACGAAGAATTATTTATAAATTTATAA
- a CDS encoding NAD(P)/FAD-dependent oxidoreductase gives MNIPQSSKKRIVILGGGFAGIALAKKLRNKNVQVVLIDKHNYHTFQPLLYQVATGGLEAGSIAYPIRKVIQEYKDFYFRLTSVKEIDTVNQKIISEIGDLYYDYLVMATGSKTNYFGNKEIERNSMSMKTIPQSLNIRSLILENFEQAVLTKEMNESNALTNFVLVGAGPTGVELAGALAEMKKAILQKDYPDLDISKMQINLIQSNDRVLNTMSEKSSQEAEKFLLDLGVKIWKNVRVTNYDGRTITTNSDLTFETATVIWTAGVQGAVVFGLPASSLVDKVARIRVNEFNQVKGFENIFAIGDIASMETAEYPQGHPMMAQPALQQGKLLGDNLVKLLNGRMMIPFKYKDKGSMATIGRNLAVVDLPHYHFSGVFAWFVWMFVHLFSLIGFKNKAVVFLNWVYNYIRFDREGRLIIRPYKKKSFITFTSDEV, from the coding sequence ATGAACATACCTCAATCAAGCAAAAAACGTATCGTTATTTTAGGAGGTGGTTTTGCCGGTATTGCATTAGCCAAAAAGCTTAGGAACAAAAATGTTCAAGTGGTGTTGATAGACAAACACAATTACCACACTTTTCAACCTTTATTATACCAAGTGGCCACCGGCGGATTGGAGGCAGGTTCAATAGCTTATCCTATTCGTAAAGTCATTCAGGAATACAAAGATTTTTACTTTCGATTAACTTCTGTAAAAGAAATTGATACGGTTAATCAAAAAATCATTTCTGAAATTGGCGATTTATATTATGATTACTTAGTCATGGCCACTGGTTCTAAAACCAACTATTTTGGTAACAAGGAAATTGAGCGCAACTCGATGTCAATGAAAACCATTCCGCAATCGCTCAACATTCGCAGTTTGATTTTGGAGAATTTTGAGCAAGCGGTCTTAACCAAAGAGATGAACGAAAGCAATGCTTTGACCAATTTTGTTTTGGTAGGAGCGGGGCCAACAGGAGTAGAACTCGCCGGAGCTTTGGCCGAAATGAAAAAAGCTATACTGCAAAAAGACTATCCGGATTTGGATATTTCCAAAATGCAAATCAATTTGATTCAAAGCAACGACCGAGTCCTCAATACCATGAGTGAGAAGTCTTCACAAGAAGCCGAAAAGTTTTTGCTGGATTTAGGAGTTAAAATTTGGAAAAACGTTCGTGTGACCAATTATGACGGAAGAACTATTACCACTAATTCTGATTTAACCTTTGAAACCGCAACCGTTATCTGGACAGCCGGAGTACAAGGGGCTGTTGTTTTCGGATTACCGGCAAGTAGCTTGGTTGATAAAGTAGCTCGTATTAGGGTAAATGAATTCAATCAAGTGAAAGGCTTTGAGAACATTTTTGCTATTGGCGATATTGCTTCCATGGAAACCGCCGAATACCCGCAAGGACACCCCATGATGGCGCAACCGGCCCTGCAACAAGGGAAATTATTAGGGGATAATTTGGTCAAACTATTAAACGGAAGAATGATGATTCCTTTTAAATACAAAGACAAAGGATCTATGGCTACCATTGGCCGAAATTTGGCGGTAGTCGATTTGCCACACTATCATTTCAGCGGTGTTTTTGCTTGGTTTGTTTGGATGTTTGTGCATTTGTTTTCTCTTATCGGGTTTAAAAATAAAGCCGTAGTGTTCTTAAATTGGGTTTACAATTACATTCGGTTTGACCGCGAAGGACGTTTGATTATCCGCCCGTATAAAAAGAAAAGTTTTATAACGTTTACCAGTGATGAGGTTTAA
- a CDS encoding rhodanese-like domain-containing protein, translated as MNLSQHDWTSQLAADSNAIILDVRTEDECNEGIIPDSINIDIYKGQGFIYEVDALDKTKNYYVYCRAGSRSAQACNIMSQMGFEHTYNLEGGFMNWQGEVAFPKE; from the coding sequence ATGAATTTATCACAACACGACTGGACTTCACAATTAGCAGCTGATTCCAATGCGATCATTCTTGACGTTAGAACAGAAGACGAATGCAATGAAGGGATTATCCCTGATTCGATTAATATTGATATTTATAAAGGGCAAGGGTTTATTTATGAAGTAGATGCTTTAGATAAAACCAAAAATTATTATGTGTATTGCCGTGCCGGAAGCCGCAGCGCTCAAGCTTGTAATATTATGAGCCAAATGGGTTTTGAACACACTTACAACTTGGAGGGTGGTTTTATGAATTGGCAAGGTGAAGTTGCTTTTCCGAAAGAATAA